Proteins encoded by one window of Pseudonocardia sp. HH130629-09:
- a CDS encoding ABC transporter ATP-binding protein — protein sequence MDLDVEPGTRVALVGASGAGKSTLAKLVVGLHRPSSGRIEIGGAGLDEQGPTVRRDTVALVTQEVHVFAGTLAEDLRLAAPDADDAQLRAALDTVGALAWAEALPESLATPVGNGAHELDVVQSQQLALARLVLADRPVVILDEATAEAGSSGARALEDAALAAARGRTTVVVAHRLTQAATADRVVVLEDGRVIEQGRHDELVAAGGTYARLWGAWSGLRPDQAPDLG from the coding sequence GTGGACCTCGACGTCGAGCCGGGCACGCGGGTCGCCCTGGTGGGCGCGAGTGGCGCGGGCAAGTCCACCCTGGCGAAGCTGGTGGTGGGGCTGCACCGGCCGTCGTCCGGCCGGATCGAGATCGGCGGCGCCGGGCTCGACGAGCAGGGCCCGACCGTCCGCCGGGACACCGTCGCGCTGGTCACCCAGGAGGTGCACGTGTTCGCCGGGACGCTGGCCGAGGACCTGCGCCTGGCGGCCCCGGACGCCGACGACGCGCAGCTGCGCGCCGCGCTCGACACCGTCGGGGCGCTGGCCTGGGCCGAGGCGCTTCCCGAGAGCCTGGCGACCCCGGTCGGGAACGGCGCGCACGAGCTGGACGTCGTGCAGTCCCAGCAGCTCGCGCTGGCCCGGCTCGTGCTCGCCGACCGGCCGGTCGTGATCCTGGACGAGGCCACCGCGGAGGCGGGCAGCTCCGGGGCCCGGGCGCTGGAGGACGCGGCGCTCGCCGCGGCTCGCGGGCGCACGACGGTGGTCGTCGCGCACCGCCTGACCCAGGCGGCCACCGCCGACCGGGTCGTCGTCCTCGAGGACGGCCGGGTCATCGAGCAGGGCCGTCACGACGAGCTGGTGGCCGCCGGGGGCACCTACGCCCGGCTGTGGGGTGCCTGGTCGGGTCTGCGGCCCGACCAGGCACCCGATCTCGGCTGA
- a CDS encoding lysine N(6)-hydroxylase/L-ornithine N(5)-oxygenase family protein, with product MANPANANPHSAPEVLDVVGVGFGPSNLGIAIALLEHNGAAPADARVTARFVERQERFGWHRGMLLEDATMQVSYLKDLVTLRNPNSGFSFLSYLHDRDRLADFINYGSSFPTRREFHDYLEWAAARVGEVSDVAGSPVTVDYGSEVVEIEPVPGDGVVDLLDVVVRTGERVERLRTRNVVLACGLTPVLPRGITTGGRIWHNRDLLFRTRELAGASPARFAVVGAGQSAAETVEHLHRTFPTAEVHAVFARYGYSPADDTSFANRIFDPAAVDDFYTAPDEVKDRILGYHANTNYSVVDPELIEGLYRTHYHERVAGRERLRFRNVSRVADVVDVGDRVELAIESLIDGEREVITADAVVYATGYRSADPLWLLDAGLQQACGRDGQGRLDVQRDYRVRTDALPGGGAVRAGVYLQGPTEHTHGITSTLLSNIAVRSGEIVASLVRGTAVASPEASGRDTATV from the coding sequence ATGGCGAACCCCGCGAACGCGAACCCCCACTCCGCCCCGGAGGTACTCGACGTAGTGGGGGTCGGGTTCGGGCCGTCGAATCTCGGCATCGCGATCGCCCTGCTGGAGCACAACGGGGCGGCCCCGGCCGACGCGCGGGTGACCGCCCGGTTCGTCGAGCGCCAGGAGCGGTTCGGCTGGCACCGCGGGATGCTGCTCGAGGACGCGACCATGCAGGTGTCCTACCTCAAGGACCTCGTGACGTTGCGGAACCCGAACAGCGGCTTCTCCTTCCTGTCCTACCTGCATGACCGCGACCGGCTCGCCGACTTCATCAACTACGGCTCGTCGTTCCCCACCCGCCGCGAGTTCCACGACTACCTGGAGTGGGCCGCCGCACGGGTCGGCGAGGTCAGCGACGTCGCGGGCTCCCCGGTGACCGTCGACTACGGCAGCGAGGTCGTCGAGATCGAGCCCGTGCCCGGCGACGGGGTGGTCGACCTCCTCGACGTCGTGGTGCGCACCGGCGAACGGGTGGAGCGGCTGCGGACCCGCAACGTCGTGCTCGCCTGCGGGCTCACCCCGGTCCTCCCGCGCGGGATCACCACCGGCGGACGCATCTGGCACAATCGCGACCTGCTCTTCCGCACCCGCGAGCTCGCCGGCGCCTCGCCCGCGCGGTTCGCCGTCGTCGGGGCCGGGCAGAGCGCGGCGGAGACCGTGGAGCATCTGCACCGCACCTTCCCGACCGCCGAGGTGCACGCGGTGTTCGCCCGCTACGGCTACAGCCCCGCCGACGACACGTCCTTCGCCAACCGGATCTTCGACCCGGCCGCCGTCGACGACTTCTACACCGCCCCGGACGAGGTCAAGGACCGCATCCTCGGCTACCACGCCAACACCAACTACTCCGTGGTCGACCCCGAGCTGATCGAGGGCCTGTACCGCACGCACTACCACGAGCGGGTCGCCGGCCGGGAGCGGCTGCGCTTCCGCAACGTCTCCCGGGTGGCCGACGTCGTTGACGTCGGGGACCGGGTGGAACTGGCCATCGAGTCGCTCATCGACGGCGAGCGCGAGGTCATCACCGCCGACGCCGTGGTCTACGCGACCGGGTACCGGTCGGCCGACCCGCTGTGGCTGCTCGACGCCGGCCTGCAGCAGGCCTGCGGGCGCGACGGACAGGGCCGGCTCGACGTGCAGCGCGACTACCGCGTACGCACCGATGCGCTCCCCGGCGGCGGAGCGGTCCGGGCCGGCGTCTACCTGCAGGGTCCGACCGAGCACACGCACGGCATCACCTCGACCCTGCTGTCCAACATCGCCGTGCGGTCCGGAGAGATCGTCGCCTCGCTCGTCCGGGGAACGGCGGTCGCCTCCCCGGAGGCGAGCGGACGCGACACCGCCACCGTCTGA
- a CDS encoding ABC transporter ATP-binding protein, with product MTTRLPVADGARMRAVLGELLRPQRGTALLGLVTLVGAAAVSLLTAPLLGRIVDLVADGRGADAVTAPVLGLVGVAVGQGVLAMLGVALVARAGETMLAGLRERFVDRALHLDLEQLERAGSGDLTSRVTDDVSVVAEAVREALPEFARSALLIGLTLVALLALDWRLLLGALLAVPIQAWTARWFLTRSGPIYAAQRIAYGDQQQLLDTAAGVSTVRAFRLHDQHRDRVAERADAVVGLAMRVIRLQTRFFGRLNAAEYLGVTGVLVAGFWLVTSGEATIGTASAAALYFINLFGPVNVVLFQLDVAQSAIAGLRRIVGVADLAPSPIPPSPPGRTAPTSAPAA from the coding sequence ATGACCACCCGCCTGCCCGTCGCCGACGGGGCACGAATGCGGGCCGTCCTCGGCGAGCTGCTGCGGCCCCAGCGCGGCACCGCGCTGCTCGGGCTCGTGACGCTCGTCGGGGCCGCCGCGGTCAGCCTGCTCACCGCACCACTGCTCGGCCGGATCGTCGACCTGGTCGCCGACGGCCGCGGCGCCGACGCCGTCACCGCCCCGGTGCTCGGCCTGGTCGGGGTCGCGGTCGGGCAGGGCGTGCTCGCGATGCTCGGCGTCGCCCTGGTCGCCCGCGCCGGAGAGACGATGCTGGCCGGGCTGCGCGAACGGTTCGTCGACCGGGCGCTGCACCTGGACCTGGAGCAGCTGGAACGGGCCGGATCCGGGGACCTGACCTCGCGGGTCACCGACGACGTCAGCGTCGTCGCCGAGGCCGTGCGCGAGGCGCTGCCCGAGTTCGCCCGCTCCGCGCTGCTGATCGGCCTGACCCTCGTGGCGCTGCTCGCGCTGGACTGGCGGCTGCTCCTCGGCGCGCTGCTCGCCGTCCCGATCCAGGCCTGGACCGCGCGCTGGTTCCTCACCCGGTCCGGCCCGATCTACGCGGCACAGCGGATCGCCTACGGCGACCAGCAGCAGCTGCTCGACACCGCCGCGGGGGTGTCGACCGTGCGAGCGTTCCGCCTGCACGACCAGCACCGGGACCGGGTCGCCGAACGCGCCGACGCCGTCGTCGGGCTCGCGATGCGGGTGATCCGGCTGCAGACCCGGTTCTTCGGCCGGCTCAACGCGGCGGAGTACCTGGGCGTGACCGGTGTCCTGGTCGCCGGCTTCTGGCTGGTGACCTCCGGTGAGGCCACGATCGGCACGGCCAGCGCGGCGGCGCTCTACTTCATCAACCTGTTCGGCCCGGTCAACGTGGTGCTGTTCCAGCTCGACGTCGCCCAGTCCGCGATCGCCGGGCTGCGCCGGATCGTCGGGGTCGCCGACCTCGCCCCGAGCCCGATCCCGCCGAGCCCGCCCGGCCGGACGGCTCCCACGTCCGCGCCCGCGGCCTGA
- a CDS encoding GGDEF domain-containing protein produces the protein MTSGPVAPRPARRRRRVPDARSLLGLPVRPLLLVLAVESAAVAAVVAGALTGAAPTRTDALLCGLLMLVAAVHTELSVNAERLRRRIAETRYINMTSVWTFAAALLLPPVLATAVVAVIYVHLYLRVVRPSGTPPHRQVYSAATVLLAVHTVVGLLALVGGWGGAPATPQNAALVLGALIAYTTVNTLLVVSVLRLTAPGSRFLAILWGGDIGLELATLSIGGLVAVVLANTSPWFALLAMLPLLVVEQTTLVRQLEAQVDTDAKTGLLNPAAWRWRSRQMLERDTRTDRAGAVLILDLDHFKAVNDRHGHLAGDDVLQAVADVLTTEVRDEDLAGRFGGEEFVVTLGGMRADDTLDDRAREVAERIRRGVRALEVDTATAGRVTGLSVSVGVATTPDHGTDLDGLLAAADAALYEAKHAGRDRVAVRPPAPPVVPEGATPPFGLSYGT, from the coding sequence GTGACCTCTGGCCCGGTGGCACCGCGCCCGGCACGGCGTCGCCGTCGTGTGCCGGACGCCCGGTCGCTGCTCGGCCTGCCGGTGCGCCCACTGCTGCTGGTCCTGGCCGTGGAGTCCGCGGCGGTGGCCGCCGTCGTCGCGGGCGCGCTGACCGGGGCCGCGCCGACGCGGACCGACGCGCTGCTCTGCGGGCTGCTGATGCTGGTGGCTGCGGTGCACACCGAGCTGTCGGTCAACGCCGAGCGCCTGCGCCGCCGGATCGCCGAGACCCGCTACATCAATATGACCTCGGTCTGGACCTTCGCGGCGGCGCTGCTGCTGCCGCCGGTGCTCGCGACGGCCGTCGTCGCCGTCATCTACGTCCACCTGTACCTGCGGGTGGTGCGCCCGAGCGGCACGCCGCCGCACCGCCAGGTCTACAGCGCCGCCACCGTCCTGCTCGCCGTGCACACCGTCGTGGGACTGCTCGCGCTGGTAGGCGGCTGGGGCGGGGCGCCGGCGACCCCGCAGAACGCGGCGCTGGTGCTGGGCGCGCTGATCGCCTACACCACGGTGAACACGCTGCTGGTCGTGTCGGTGCTGCGGCTGACCGCACCGGGGTCGCGGTTCCTCGCGATCCTGTGGGGCGGTGACATCGGGCTGGAGCTGGCGACGCTGTCGATCGGCGGGCTGGTCGCCGTCGTGCTCGCCAACACCTCCCCCTGGTTCGCGCTGCTCGCGATGCTGCCGCTGCTCGTCGTCGAGCAGACGACCCTGGTGCGTCAGCTCGAGGCACAGGTCGACACCGACGCCAAGACCGGGCTCCTCAACCCGGCGGCGTGGCGCTGGCGCAGCCGCCAGATGCTGGAGCGCGACACGCGAACCGACCGCGCCGGCGCGGTGCTGATCCTCGACCTCGACCACTTCAAGGCGGTCAACGACCGGCACGGCCACCTGGCGGGCGACGATGTGCTCCAGGCCGTCGCCGACGTCCTCACCACCGAGGTGCGCGACGAGGACCTGGCCGGCCGGTTCGGCGGCGAGGAGTTCGTGGTCACGCTCGGCGGGATGCGCGCCGACGACACCCTGGACGACCGGGCCCGTGAGGTCGCCGAGCGGATCCGCCGGGGCGTGCGCGCGCTGGAGGTCGACACGGCCACCGCGGGCCGGGTCACCGGGCTGTCGGTGTCGGTCGGCGTCGCGACGACACCGGACCACGGCACGGACCTCGACGGGCTGCTGGCCGCCGCGGACGCCGCGCTCTACGAGGCCAAGCACGCGGGCCGCGACCGGGTCGCGGTGCGGCCGCCGGCGCCGCCCGTCGTTCCCGAGGGTGCGACGCCGCCGTTCGGGCTGAGCTACGGCACCTGA
- a CDS encoding MbtH family protein has product MSTNPFDDDNGTFRVLVNDEGQHSLWPDFADVPAGWTSVHGPADRTSCLDYVERIWTDLRPRSLRERTNA; this is encoded by the coding sequence ATGTCCACCAACCCCTTCGACGACGACAACGGCACCTTCCGGGTCCTCGTGAACGACGAGGGTCAGCACTCGTTGTGGCCGGACTTCGCCGATGTCCCGGCGGGCTGGACCTCGGTCCACGGGCCTGCCGACCGGACCTCGTGCCTGGACTACGTCGAACGGATCTGGACCGACCTGCGACCGCGCAGCCTGCGCGAACGCACCAACGCCTGA
- a CDS encoding TetR/AcrR family transcriptional regulator, which yields MNTEHPPAVRSRAQRSEDSRARILDAAVACLIDGGYSGSTTLTIQSAADVSRGRLLHHFPSRDRLLVAAAQHLAVKRVADTEERVRRVVETDPVGSFERADRVIELLWESFSEPHFWAAVELWTAARSNAEIAEALRPEEKRLGAAIRASMARMFGDELAGRPRFKQLRDLLLTSMRGTSLTYTFDPRDPGSDPMLPQWKDLARVLLGP from the coding sequence ATGAACACCGAACATCCTCCGGCGGTCAGGAGCCGGGCGCAGCGGTCGGAGGACAGCCGCGCCCGGATCCTGGACGCCGCCGTGGCCTGCCTCATCGACGGCGGCTACTCGGGCTCCACGACCCTGACCATCCAGTCGGCCGCCGACGTGTCGCGCGGCCGGCTGCTGCACCACTTCCCCAGCCGGGACCGGTTGCTGGTCGCGGCTGCGCAGCATCTGGCGGTGAAGCGCGTCGCCGACACCGAGGAACGCGTGCGACGGGTGGTCGAGACCGACCCGGTCGGCTCGTTCGAGCGGGCCGACCGGGTCATCGAGCTGTTGTGGGAGAGCTTCTCCGAGCCCCACTTCTGGGCGGCGGTGGAGCTCTGGACCGCGGCCCGGTCCAACGCCGAGATCGCCGAGGCGCTACGACCCGAGGAGAAGCGCCTCGGCGCGGCGATCCGGGCGTCGATGGCCCGCATGTTCGGCGACGAGCTCGCCGGCCGCCCGCGGTTCAAGCAGCTGCGCGACCTGCTGCTCACCTCGATGCGCGGCACCTCGTTGACCTACACCTTCGACCCGCGCGACCCGGGCAGCGACCCGATGCTGCCCCAGTGGAAGGACCTGGCGCGGGTGCTGCTCGGGCCGTGA